From the genome of Pseudomonadota bacterium, one region includes:
- a CDS encoding DUF3786 domain-containing protein produces MARVDDYINAKKIAVQDLSNDTLSDIANRSGYELVDNNRLRVPFLNRLYIVSWPDFEFKDESPEPKEVPIQEQVIILHYLLAKAIITGYSNWISFREIPGASFYYSAFVNRAINPLKDIFGNNISLFANAAKCLEGKAFDAGDAAFEFILFPHVSLQLIIWYGDEEFPSEANILFNDNIGDILSPEDVAWLSGALVYRLVALSR; encoded by the coding sequence ATGGCGCGTGTTGATGATTATATTAACGCAAAAAAAATCGCAGTTCAGGATCTTTCAAACGATACCTTATCTGATATAGCAAATAGATCAGGATATGAACTTGTTGATAATAATAGATTAAGGGTTCCTTTTTTAAACAGACTCTATATTGTCAGCTGGCCAGATTTTGAATTTAAGGATGAATCTCCTGAACCAAAAGAAGTGCCAATTCAGGAACAGGTTATTATACTGCATTATCTTTTAGCAAAAGCAATAATAACCGGTTATTCAAACTGGATTTCATTTCGGGAAATTCCCGGAGCATCTTTTTATTATTCCGCTTTTGTTAACAGGGCCATAAATCCTTTAAAAGATATTTTCGGCAATAATATCAGTTTATTTGCTAACGCTGCAAAATGTTTAGAAGGAAAAGCCTTTGATGCAGGTGATGCCGCTTTCGAGTTTATACTATTTCCGCATGTTTCATTGCAGCTTATTATCTGGTATGGCGATGAAGAATTTCCATCTGAAGCAAATATATTATTCAATGACAATATAGGCGATATTCTTTCACCGGAAGATGTAGCCTGGCTTTCAGGAGCACTGGTTTACAGGCTTGTTGCTTTATCGCGGTAG